From the genome of Clostridia bacterium:
GGATATGCGTTTCGCCCTCGACCAAGAAGACGTGACTGCCGTCCTCGGCCTTGCCGCGGGTGGCCGACAGTTGGGGCACGGTGCCGTCGCCCGCTTTGCCCACGGTCGTCGTGCGCGTTTCGCCCTCTACCTTGACGCCCAGCTCGGTCGTACTGCCCACGCCCGCTATATAGTAGGTATCCACCAAATCGCACGAGAAGACCTTGCCCTCGGGCCTGTCTACATAGAAGCCGTCGCGGTAGGTCTGCCAATCATCGAATATCTTGCGGGTAGACAGCGTGGCCGCTTCCGCTTTGGTGGCCAAGGGATTGACGGTGGTAAAGGGGCGCGTAAGATACCAATCGTAGAGCGCGTCGGGCGATACCTTCTGCCCGTTCTCGGTAGCGCCCTCTCCTTCGAGGTCTGTCTGCAAGGCCAACAGTTCGGCGCTCGGCAGCAGTTGATACACCGACTTCATATTGTAGAGGAAGGGAATGATCATCTCGTCGTACAACTTGTAGATGGGCTTTTTGAAAGCCGAAATATCCAAGAGTTGCAATATCTCGTTTTGTTGGAACAATTCGCTGCTTTTGATGGCGTCCTCGTCGAGATAATAATCGATCAAATCGCGGAAAACGTAGGGGGTTTCGAAGGTGGACGAAGCCATATACGAACCGTAGAAAGGAACGGCCACGGCTATGAATTTGTCTATACGTGCACGGCTTTTTGCGCCCATGGCCAAATATTCGGACGCCACGATGCCCCCCATCGAATGCCCGATGAGAATGGTGTCCGTGTAGTTGTTTTGCTCCATAAACGCCGCGAGATCGCGGGCCCCAATACGGGTGTCGGTCAGCCAATTATAGTTGAAAACGACCACCTCGTACTCGTCGCCGAACTCGGCCTCGAGCCCTTCCGCCCACCATTTGTAGCTGTTCAGGGCGCCGTAGCGGATATGCCCCTCGTACCCTACGGGCACGCCCACCACGTTGGGATCGGCGTTGCCCTCTTCGTCGCACATGATGCGCCGCATAATGCTTCGGTCGTTGTCGGCCAAGACGTCGCCCGCATAATCGAAGAGATCCAGCCACTCGCCCAACAGGCTATCCACCGTAATATTGACGTGCGTTTCGTCGTATACGCCCATAAATTCCAACAGATCCACGTCGTCCGATTTGACGGGATCCCACAACGCCTCGCCCGTCTCTTTGTCGTATAGTCCGCTGGCCAACAGGCCGGGCAAAATGACGATGGCCTTTTTGCCGTCGTGCAATTTGTATTCTTGCTCGTACGTTTTTTCGGGCGTTTTCGGCGCGGCACAAGCCGTTGCTACGGCCATCAACAGACAGACGATCAAAACTATACCGACGATTTTTTTCATAGGCGAACTCCCGCCGCTTGGCGTTAAGGCAAGCGTATATATTCATCATACAAGAAAAGGGGTTGATTTTCAACCCCTTTCCGCATTTTTAGCGCAGTTTTGCGCGTTTCGTTTATTCGCCCTCGCCGTCCGTCACGTCCGTATCGGTCTCGGCGGTTTCTTGGGCATCCTCGAGGATCTCGCCCTCGCCGACGGTCTCGCCTTCGCGCGCTTCCTCGTCCTCTTCGGCGTAGTAGGGAGCCAGGGCCACCGCCACCACTTCGCCAGCGCCCGTCTTCATGATGCGCACGCCCTGGCCGGTACGGCCGATGACGCTTATCTCGCTGATATGGGTGCGAATGATGATGCCTTTGGCGGTGATCAACAGCACGTCGCCCGTCTCGTCCACCAGTTTGAGGTCGACGATACGCCCCGTCTTCTCGTTGAACTTGCCCGCCATAATGCCCTTGCCGGCGCGGCCTTGCACGCGGAACTCGTCGAGGTGGGTGCGCTTGCCGTAGCCGTTGGTGGTGACGGTCAAGACCTCTTTGCCCTCCTCTATCTTGTTCATGCTGACGACGTAGTCGTCACCGTCGATATCCATAGACTTGACGCCGTAGGCGGTACGCCCCATGGGACGCACGGCGTCGGATACGAAGCGGATGCACTTGCCGATACTGCTGGCCAACAAGACCTGGTCGCCGTCCTTGACGAAGGTGGCGGCCACCAGTTGATCGTCGTCGTCCATCTTGATGGCGATCTTGCCCGACGAGCGAATGCTCTCGAACTCGGCCACGGGCGTCTTCTTGATCTTGCCCTTGCGGGTAGCGAGCATCAAATAGCCTTCCTCACGGGCGGCGTCTTCCTCGCTGATGCGCAAGATGGTCGTGATCTTCTCGTCCTGCTCGATATTGATGATATTGTTGATGGTGCGGCCACGCCCCACGCGGCTGGCGTCGGGGATCTCGTAACCCTTGAGAATGTACACCTTGCCAAAGTCGGAGAAGAAGAACAGGTTGTCGTGCGTAGAGGACACGAACAGTTTTTCCACCTGGTCGCTGTCCTTGGCGCGGTGCGCGGTGACGCCGATGCCGCCTCTGTGCTGGCTCTTGAATTCGTCCATAGACGAACGCTTGATATAATTCTCCTTGGTGAGGCTGATGACGATATCCTCGCGGTCGATGAGGTCTTCCAAGTCGATATTGCAACCTTCGTAGGACAGTTCGCTACGGCGTGCCGTGCTGTACTTGCTTTCGATCTCCAGCAGTTCGTCGCGGATAATACCGTTGATACGCAAGGGATTGGCCAAAATATCGCGGTATTCGGCGATGGCTTTCTCCAAAGCGTCCAACTCCTCGATGAGTTTGTCCACCTCGAGGGCGGTCAAGCGTTGCAGTTTGAGCTCGAGAATGGCGTTCGCCTGCTTCTCGCTGAGGTCGAAACGTGCCATCAACTTGCTTTGGGCGTCCGCTTTGTCCGCGCTACCGCGGATAAGCGCCACCACTTCGTCGATATTTTGCTGGGCGATGACCAAGCCTTTGAGAATGTGCTCGCGTTCGAGGGCCTTTTCGAGGTCGAAGCGCGTGCGACGCTCGATGACCTCTTGTTGGTATTTGACGTAGGCTTCCAAAATCTGCTTGAGGTTCATGATCTTGGGATAGCCTTGGTCGAGCGCCAAGAAAATCATGCTGTAACTGACTTGCAAATCGCAATGCTTGAAGAGGGTATTCAGCACCACGCGGGCGTTGAACTCCTTTTTGACGTCGATGACCAAGCGCATACCTTTGCGGTCGGATTCGTCGTTGATGTCGGCGATGCCCTCTATCTTCTTATCCTTGACCATATCGGCGATGTACTTGATGAGTTTGGCCTTGTTGACCTGGTAGGGCAACTCGTGCACGATGATACGACTGCGGCCGTTGTGCTCCACTATTTCGGTCTTGGCGCGAATGATGCAACTGCCTCTACCCGTGCGGTAGGCCTGGCGAATGTTGTCCACGTCCATCACGATACCGCCCGTCGGGAAGTCGGGGCATGGCACGTATTTGAGCAGGTCGTCCACCGTAATATCGGGATCGTCCAGCAAAGCCACGGTGGCGTTGATCACCTCGCCGAGATTGTGCGGGGGAATGCTGGTGGCCATACCCACGGCGATACCGTCCGCGCCGTTGACCAACAGGTTGGGGAAGCGGGCGGGCAACACGGTGGGTTGCATCAAAGTATCGTCGAAGTTGGGATAGAAATCGACGGTCTCTTTGTCTATATCCCGCAGCATTTCGGCGGCGATACGGCTGAGTTTGGCCTCGGTGTAACGCTGGGCGGCGGCGGGGTCGCCGTCTACCGAGCCGAAGTTGCCTTGGCCGAACACCAAGGGGCAACGGATGGTGAAGTCCTGCGCCAAACGCACCAACGCCTCGTACACGGCGCTGTCACCGTGGGGGTGGTATTTGCCGAGGACGTCACCGACGATACGCGCACACTTACGGGTGGGCTTGCTGTAATCCAAACCCAATTCGTTCATGGCGTACAAGATACGGCGATGCACGGGTTTCAATCCGTCCCTCACGTCGGGGATGGCGCGGCTGACGTTGACGGCCATCGCGTAGGCGATGAAACTATGTTTCATCTCGTGCTCGACGTCAACGTGAATGATTTTGGTATTATCGACTATTTCTTCGTATTCGGGTTTCTTATTGCTCATAGCGGTACCTCGTTACACGTCCAGATCCTTGACGATGGTCGCGTTCTCTTCGATGAATTGGCGGCGCAGTTCGGGTTGGTCACCCATAAGGAGCGTAAAGATTTCTTCGGCCTTGACCGCGTCTTCCATCGTCACTTGCACCATGGTACGGGTGGCGGGGCTCATCGTGGTCTCCCACAACTGCTCGGCGCTCATTTCGCCCAAGCCTTTGTAGCGTTGCAGGTCGCCGTTTTTGCGGCCGTTTTGGGCATAATACTCTTCCAAAGCCGCGTCGTCGTAGAAATACAACTCCTGTTTGCCCTTTTGAATCTTGTAGAGAGGGGGTTGCGCGATATACACGTGCCCCAACTCAATCAACGGCTTCATAAAGCGGTAGAAGAAGGTCAGCATAAGGATACGGATATGCGAGCCGTCCACATCGGCATCGGTCATGCAGATGATCTTGTTGTAGCGCAGTTTGGTCTCGTCGAAGTCCTCGCCGATGCCGCAGCCGAACGCCGTGATCATAGACTTGATCTCCTCGTTTTCGAGGGCGCGGTGAATACGCACCTTCTCCACGTTGAGAATCTTGCCGCGCAGGGGCAAAATGGCTTGAAAACGACGATCTCTGCCCGTCTTGGCCGTGCCGCCTGCCGAATCGCCCTCGACGAGGAATATCTCGCACTTAGAGGGGTCTCTATCCGAGCAGTCCGCCAACTTGCCGGGCAGGGAAGCCGACTCCAAGGGGGATTTTCTTCTGGCCTCTTCGCGCGCCTTTCTGGCGGCCTCGCGGGCCTTTTGCGCGGTGATGGAGCGCAGGATGAGTTCCTTGCTCTCGCGGGGGTGCTCCTCGAGGTAGGTGCCGAAGCACTCGCTCATCACGCGGCTCACTACCGAACGCATCTCGCTGTTGCCCAACTTGGTCTTGGTCTGCCCTTCGAATTGTGGCTCGGTCAATTTGACCGAAATGACGCACACCAAGCCTTCGCGCACGTCGTCGCCCGTCAACTTGTCGTTCTCTTTGAGAATGTTCTCTTTGTGACCGTAATCGTTGATGATACGGGTAAGCGCGGCCTTGAAGCCGTCCAGGTGTGTGCCGCCCTCCTCGGTGTTGATATTATTGGCGTAGGCGTACAATATCTCGTTGTAGGTGTCGGTATATTGCATGGCGATCTCCACCTCGCCCGTAATGGTCTTGGCCTTGCCTTTTTCCTCGAAAGATTCCTCGAAGTAGAGGGGTTTCTCGAACATTTTCTCGTGCATGGCCGACAGCTCTTCGACGAAGTGAGCGATGCCGCCCTCGTAGATGAACACGTCCTGCTTGGGCTCGGCGCCGCGAAGGTCGGTCAACGTGATTTTCAGCCCCTTGTTGAGGAAAGCCAACTCACGCAAACGCGTAGACAATACTTCGTATTTGAAATGCGTGGTCTCGAAAATCTCGTTGTCGGGATAGAAGGTCACTTTGGTACCCGTTTCGTCCGAATCGCCGATGATTTTGAGCCTGTCGTCGGGAATGCCGCGTTGGAAGCGTTGGAAGAAGACGTGACCGAGTTGGCGCACCTCTACCTCGAGCCATTCGCTCAACGCGTTGACTACCGACACGCCCACGCCGTGCAGACCGCCCGAAATGGTGTAGCCGCCGTTGCCGAATTTGCCGCCTGCGTGCAACTTGGTGAGCACCAACTCCACGGCGGACACGCCCTCTTCGGGTTTGATGCCCGTGGGAATGCCGCGGCCGTTGTCCACCACGGTCACGGAGCCGTTTTTGTTGATGGTCACTTCGATATGCGTGCAGTAGCCCGCCAACGCTTCGTCGATGCTATTGTCGACGATCTCGCTGACGAGGTGATGCAGACCGCGCTCGTCCGTACTGCCGATATACATACCGGGACGCACACGGACGGGTTCCAATCCTTCCAATACCTGTATCTGGTCCTGATTGTAGGTATTTTCCACTTTGTTGCTCATATTTCCTCCGTTGATATTCTCGTGCACGCGCGTATACGCGCGATTATAGTAATATATAATATATTATATATTATTAAAAGGCAATTAGTAAAGTATTTTTTGAAAAAATGTTGATTTTTCTTGCGCGAAAAGTTACAATATCGATATGAACGTTACCAAAGTCATTCTCACGTCTTACCGCAATTATACACGTCAGGAAGTGGATTTTTGTCCCGCTCTCAACGTGATAGTCGGTCAGAATACCGCCGGCAAAACCAACTTGGTCGAGTCTGTCTATTTGTGCGGCGTGGGCAAAAGTCCCAGGGCTTCCAAGGACGCCGAAATGATCAAAATGGGGCAAAAAGAGGCACACGTCACCCTCTTTTTGGATAAAAAATTCCGTTCGCACCGCATCGACGTGCATTTATTGCCCGCGGGCAAAAAAATATCCGTAGACGGCGTTTCCATCTCCAAAATGAGCGATTTGATGGGCGTATTGAACGTGGTGTTTTTCGCACCCGACGAACTCAAAATCGTCAAGGCCGATCCCGCCGAACGCCGCCGCTTTATGAATATCAGCCTTTGTCAGCAGAGCAAGCCCTACTATGCGGCATTGTCGCGCTACAATCGCGTGTTGGAAAACCGCAACAAACTCATCAAAGCGGCCTCTTCACCCGAAGAATTATTCTATACCCTGCCCGATTGGGACGTTCAGTTGGCCGAGGAAGGCGCCAAAATCATCTTGGCGCGGCAGGAGTTTTTGGCCACGCTGCAAACCATAGCCGATCCCATTCATCGCTCTATCGCGGGCGAAGAAAACAATCTCTGTCTTACCTACAACCGCAAGGACGTCACCACCTACGACGCCGTCTATCAATACCTCATCGAGCACCTTTCGTCCAACTACGACAAAGAATTTCGCTTGGGTTACACTATTTGCGGGCCGCACCGCGACGATTTCAGCCTCATAAGCCGCAAAATAGACCTCAAAACCTACGGTTCGCAGGGTCAACAGCGTACCGCCGCTCTTACGTTGAAACTCGCCGAAATTTCCTATTTTGAAAAGAAAACGGGTGAAAAACCCGTCCTTCTATTGGACGACGTATTGAGCGAATTGGACGCTAACAGAAGGCAGTCTTTGATACAAGCGACCGAAGGCATACAAACCCTTCTCACTTGCACCGAATTTACCGAAGACGACGCCTATATCGGCAAACTCATTCAAGTCGTCAACGGCACGATATAAAACTATGTTTTATATGAAACAATAATAATATGTCTTACGAAGAAGATTCCATTATACAAACTTGGGTAGAAAATCAATGAATTAAAAGTAAAAGTCAAAAAAATGTTCTGCTGTTATTGTTTGTATTGCGACGACGTGGCGGTCGGTTGGCTGCACGACGGCGTTCTCAGTCTACGCGAAGTAGGTCTTTCTTTTTTACCCCAAGACGTCAAACTCCCTACGAAAGACGATAAAATAAAAGAACTCGTCATTCCCTTTGACTACGCCTCGGCCGAATGGCTACCAAAAGCCGTCCAAAGCACGGTTTATATACTGAAACAAAAGCGGCATTAACCGTTTGAACAAAAAAACAGTATTTTCACAAGGATCATACTGTTTTTTCTTTATCTTTTGACTTGATAAAACGAATATATCTAAGCCTTATTTTATAATATTTTATTCTCTCTATTCAGTTTTTTTTTCTTTATGCTCTTGCACGCATGGGCAACACCAAGAAGAGGTAGTCGTCCTTATCCACGGGCGTGAAGATGCAGGGCGAATTGCTGGTCTTGACGTTGATTTTGATATACTCGTCTTCGATGGAATTGAGAATATCCTGCAAATAGCGGCAGTTGAAACTGATGACGCAGTCGGTACCCGTAATTTCGGCGGGAATGGTCTCGTGAATATTACTCACTTCCGAACGGCTGTCTATCCAAATCATATTCTCGTTGAGTTCCAACTTGACGGTATTATTCTTGTCCGAGCGCGAAATAATGCTCACGCGGTTGATGCTCTCGGCGAATTTGTCGCGGCTGAACACGCCGTAAGAATTGAAATCACAGGCGATGATATTGCGATAATTGATATAGTCGCCGATGATCAAACGGCTGATGAATTGGGTAGAACCTATCTCCACCATCAACTTCTCTTCGGCA
Proteins encoded in this window:
- the gyrA gene encoding DNA gyrase subunit A → MSNKKPEYEEIVDNTKIIHVDVEHEMKHSFIAYAMAVNVSRAIPDVRDGLKPVHRRILYAMNELGLDYSKPTRKCARIVGDVLGKYHPHGDSAVYEALVRLAQDFTIRCPLVFGQGNFGSVDGDPAAAQRYTEAKLSRIAAEMLRDIDKETVDFYPNFDDTLMQPTVLPARFPNLLVNGADGIAVGMATSIPPHNLGEVINATVALLDDPDITVDDLLKYVPCPDFPTGGIVMDVDNIRQAYRTGRGSCIIRAKTEIVEHNGRSRIIVHELPYQVNKAKLIKYIADMVKDKKIEGIADINDESDRKGMRLVIDVKKEFNARVVLNTLFKHCDLQVSYSMIFLALDQGYPKIMNLKQILEAYVKYQQEVIERRTRFDLEKALEREHILKGLVIAQQNIDEVVALIRGSADKADAQSKLMARFDLSEKQANAILELKLQRLTALEVDKLIEELDALEKAIAEYRDILANPLRINGIIRDELLEIESKYSTARRSELSYEGCNIDLEDLIDREDIVISLTKENYIKRSSMDEFKSQHRGGIGVTAHRAKDSDQVEKLFVSSTHDNLFFFSDFGKVYILKGYEIPDASRVGRGRTINNIINIEQDEKITTILRISEEDAAREEGYLMLATRKGKIKKTPVAEFESIRSSGKIAIKMDDDDQLVAATFVKDGDQVLLASSIGKCIRFVSDAVRPMGRTAYGVKSMDIDGDDYVVSMNKIEEGKEVLTVTTNGYGKRTHLDEFRVQGRAGKGIMAGKFNEKTGRIVDLKLVDETGDVLLITAKGIIIRTHISEISVIGRTGQGVRIMKTGAGEVVAVALAPYYAEEDEEAREGETVGEGEILEDAQETAETDTDVTDGEGE
- the gyrB gene encoding DNA topoisomerase (ATP-hydrolyzing) subunit B, translated to MSNKVENTYNQDQIQVLEGLEPVRVRPGMYIGSTDERGLHHLVSEIVDNSIDEALAGYCTHIEVTINKNGSVTVVDNGRGIPTGIKPEEGVSAVELVLTKLHAGGKFGNGGYTISGGLHGVGVSVVNALSEWLEVEVRQLGHVFFQRFQRGIPDDRLKIIGDSDETGTKVTFYPDNEIFETTHFKYEVLSTRLRELAFLNKGLKITLTDLRGAEPKQDVFIYEGGIAHFVEELSAMHEKMFEKPLYFEESFEEKGKAKTITGEVEIAMQYTDTYNEILYAYANNINTEEGGTHLDGFKAALTRIINDYGHKENILKENDKLTGDDVREGLVCVISVKLTEPQFEGQTKTKLGNSEMRSVVSRVMSECFGTYLEEHPRESKELILRSITAQKAREAARKAREEARRKSPLESASLPGKLADCSDRDPSKCEIFLVEGDSAGGTAKTGRDRRFQAILPLRGKILNVEKVRIHRALENEEIKSMITAFGCGIGEDFDETKLRYNKIICMTDADVDGSHIRILMLTFFYRFMKPLIELGHVYIAQPPLYKIQKGKQELYFYDDAALEEYYAQNGRKNGDLQRYKGLGEMSAEQLWETTMSPATRTMVQVTMEDAVKAEEIFTLLMGDQPELRRQFIEENATIVKDLDV
- the recF gene encoding DNA replication/repair protein RecF, encoding MNVTKVILTSYRNYTRQEVDFCPALNVIVGQNTAGKTNLVESVYLCGVGKSPRASKDAEMIKMGQKEAHVTLFLDKKFRSHRIDVHLLPAGKKISVDGVSISKMSDLMGVLNVVFFAPDELKIVKADPAERRRFMNISLCQQSKPYYAALSRYNRVLENRNKLIKAASSPEELFYTLPDWDVQLAEEGAKIILARQEFLATLQTIADPIHRSIAGEENNLCLTYNRKDVTTYDAVYQYLIEHLSSNYDKEFRLGYTICGPHRDDFSLISRKIDLKTYGSQGQQRTAALTLKLAEISYFEKKTGEKPVLLLDDVLSELDANRRQSLIQATEGIQTLLTCTEFTEDDAYIGKLIQVVNGTI
- a CDS encoding alpha/beta hydrolase — protein: MKKIVGIVLIVCLLMAVATACAAPKTPEKTYEQEYKLHDGKKAIVILPGLLASGLYDKETGEALWDPVKSDDVDLLEFMGVYDETHVNITVDSLLGEWLDLFDYAGDVLADNDRSIMRRIMCDEEGNADPNVVGVPVGYEGHIRYGALNSYKWWAEGLEAEFGDEYEVVVFNYNWLTDTRIGARDLAAFMEQNNYTDTILIGHSMGGIVASEYLAMGAKSRARIDKFIAVAVPFYGSYMASSTFETPYVFRDLIDYYLDEDAIKSSELFQQNEILQLLDISAFKKPIYKLYDEMIIPFLYNMKSVYQLLPSAELLALQTDLEGEGATENGQKVSPDALYDWYLTRPFTTVNPLATKAEAATLSTRKIFDDWQTYRDGFYVDRPEGKVFSCDLVDTYYIAGVGSTTELGVKVEGETRTTTVGKAGDGTVPQLSATRGKAEDGSHVFLVEGETHIPMGTHWAGGQKDATISIIKGKRE